One genomic region from Candidatus Caldarchaeum subterraneum encodes:
- a CDS encoding molybdenum hydroxylase family protein, small subunit, with protein MMIRFYLDGQLVEVDVKPTDTLLKVLVDKLGITSVHYGCGEGSCGACMVMVDGKLRYSCLTFAASVNDKKITTVAGLLSDHELSPLQKKFVENNAAQCGYCTPGMVLVAKALLDKNPSPSDEEIFDALAGNLCRCTGYVPIVKAVKSAARR; from the coding sequence ATGATGATAAGGTTCTATCTGGATGGTCAGCTTGTAGAGGTTGATGTGAAGCCGACCGATACTCTGCTGAAGGTTCTAGTCGACAAGCTTGGTATAACATCTGTTCACTATGGCTGCGGCGAGGGCAGCTGTGGCGCGTGCATGGTTATGGTTGACGGCAAACTGCGGTATTCCTGCCTCACTTTCGCAGCATCGGTAAACGATAAAAAAATCACCACAGTTGCTGGCCTGCTGTCCGACCATGAGCTAAGTCCTCTGCAGAAGAAGTTTGTGGAGAATAATGCGGCGCAGTGTGGCTACTGCACCCCAGGCATGGTTCTGGTTGCCAAAGCTCTTCTCGACAAAAACCCGTCGCCAAGTGATGAGGAGATTTTCGACGCTCTCGCGGGCAACCTTTGCAGATGCACGGGCTACGTGCCGATTGTGAAAGCTGTTAAATCTGCTGCGAGGAGATGA